One genomic segment of Calonectris borealis chromosome 18, bCalBor7.hap1.2, whole genome shotgun sequence includes these proteins:
- the MVK gene encoding mevalonate kinase isoform X1: MWARSLVLSAPGKVILHGEHAVVHGKVALAVALDLRTFLRLRPCGEGRVCVRLPGVGVVRSWDTPRLQALRSGFAGKRWEEEAAARATCGALGPARRLLPADSDESKSPSVEQLDTLKEFAGIAAGASAPESLATLAFLYMCLAISAKYGDVPSVDILVWSELPTGAGLGSSAAYAVCLAAALLTACGAISCPLKEGESTARWTEEELTLINSWAFQGERVIHGNPSGVDNAVGTWGGALRYQSGKITPLKRVPTLRILLTNTKVPRSTKVLVAGVKEKILKFPAIMNPVLDSIDAISQECQSVLEAMPANPSPEYYPVLEELFDINQHHLNVIGVGHPSLDRLCWVTASHGLHSKLTGAGGGGCGITLLRPDTSPLAVEAAKRDLCACGFECWETNIGAPGVTLHSSSSLNAEVLHALSES, encoded by the exons ATGTGGGCGCGGAGCCTGGTGCTGTCCGCCCCGGGGAAGGTGATCCTGCACGGCGAGCACGCCGTGGTGCACGGCAAG GTGGCCTTGGCCGTGGCGCTGGACCTGAGGACCTTCCTCCGCCTGAGGCCCTGCGGTGAGGGCAGGGTGTGCGTCCGCCTGCCCGGCGTCGGCGTCGTGAGGAGCTGGGACACCCCTCGCCTCCAGGCCCTGCGGAGTGGGTTTGCAGGCAAGCGCTGGGAGGAGGAAGCCGCTGCCCGTGCGACGTGTGGGGCTCTCGGTCCTGCTCGGCGCCTTCTGCCCG CTGACTCTGATGAATCCAAGTCCCCCAGCGTAGAACAGCTGGATACACTGAAAGAGTTTGCTGGAATCGCTGCCGGAGCCTCAGCTCCCGAGAGCCTTGCTACTCTTGCCTTTCTGTATATGTGCCTGGCTATTTCAGCTAAGTATGG AGATGTTCCAAGTGTGGACATACTGGTGTGGTCTGAGCTGCCCacgggagctgggctgggttcAAGTGCCGCCTATGCGGTTTGCTTGGCGGCGGCCCTGCTGACGGCGTGCGGAGCCATCTCGTGCCCTCTGAAGGAGGGAGAGTCCACAGCCAG GTGGACAGAAGAAGAGCTGACTTTGATTAACAGCTGGGCCTTCCAAGGGGAGCGGGTGATCCATGGCAATCCCTCGGGTGTGGATAATGCTGTTGGTACTTGGG GTGGAGCCCTGAGATACCAATCAGGAAAAATCACACCGTTAAAAAG GGTGCCGACGCTGAGGATCTTGCTGACCAACACAAAAGTCCCTCGAAGCACCAAGGTCCTGGTGGCTGGCGTCAAAGAGAAGATCCTGAAG TTTCCTGCTATAATGAACCCGGTGCTGGACTCCATCGATGCAATTTCTCAGGAGTGCCAAAGTGTTCTGGAAGCGATGCCTGCAAATCCATCACCAGAGTATTACCCTGTGCTGGAG GAACTCTTTGATATAAACCAACACCACTTAAACGTGATCGGAGTCGGCCATCCCTCCCTGGACAGGCTGTGCTGGGTGACGGCGTCCCACGGCCTGCATAGCAAGCTgaccggggctggcgggggcggcTGTGGCATCACCCTGCTGAGACCAG ACACCTCCCCGCTGGCCGTGGAAGCAGCCAAGCGAGACTTATGTGCCTGTGGATTTGAATGCTGGGAGACCAATATCGGGGCCCCCGGAGTGACCCTGCACTCCTCCTCATCTTTAAACGCCGAAGTGCTGCACGCGCTCTCTGAGAGTTAa
- the MVK gene encoding mevalonate kinase isoform X2, whose amino-acid sequence MWARSLVLSAPGKVILHGEHAVVHGKVALAVALDLRTFLRLRPCGEGRVCVRLPGVGVVRSWDTPRLQALRSGFAADSDESKSPSVEQLDTLKEFAGIAAGASAPESLATLAFLYMCLAISAKYGDVPSVDILVWSELPTGAGLGSSAAYAVCLAAALLTACGAISCPLKEGESTARWTEEELTLINSWAFQGERVIHGNPSGVDNAVGTWGGALRYQSGKITPLKRVPTLRILLTNTKVPRSTKVLVAGVKEKILKFPAIMNPVLDSIDAISQECQSVLEAMPANPSPEYYPVLEELFDINQHHLNVIGVGHPSLDRLCWVTASHGLHSKLTGAGGGGCGITLLRPDTSPLAVEAAKRDLCACGFECWETNIGAPGVTLHSSSSLNAEVLHALSES is encoded by the exons ATGTGGGCGCGGAGCCTGGTGCTGTCCGCCCCGGGGAAGGTGATCCTGCACGGCGAGCACGCCGTGGTGCACGGCAAG GTGGCCTTGGCCGTGGCGCTGGACCTGAGGACCTTCCTCCGCCTGAGGCCCTGCGGTGAGGGCAGGGTGTGCGTCCGCCTGCCCGGCGTCGGCGTCGTGAGGAGCTGGGACACCCCTCGCCTCCAGGCCCTGCGGAGTGGGTTTGCAG CTGACTCTGATGAATCCAAGTCCCCCAGCGTAGAACAGCTGGATACACTGAAAGAGTTTGCTGGAATCGCTGCCGGAGCCTCAGCTCCCGAGAGCCTTGCTACTCTTGCCTTTCTGTATATGTGCCTGGCTATTTCAGCTAAGTATGG AGATGTTCCAAGTGTGGACATACTGGTGTGGTCTGAGCTGCCCacgggagctgggctgggttcAAGTGCCGCCTATGCGGTTTGCTTGGCGGCGGCCCTGCTGACGGCGTGCGGAGCCATCTCGTGCCCTCTGAAGGAGGGAGAGTCCACAGCCAG GTGGACAGAAGAAGAGCTGACTTTGATTAACAGCTGGGCCTTCCAAGGGGAGCGGGTGATCCATGGCAATCCCTCGGGTGTGGATAATGCTGTTGGTACTTGGG GTGGAGCCCTGAGATACCAATCAGGAAAAATCACACCGTTAAAAAG GGTGCCGACGCTGAGGATCTTGCTGACCAACACAAAAGTCCCTCGAAGCACCAAGGTCCTGGTGGCTGGCGTCAAAGAGAAGATCCTGAAG TTTCCTGCTATAATGAACCCGGTGCTGGACTCCATCGATGCAATTTCTCAGGAGTGCCAAAGTGTTCTGGAAGCGATGCCTGCAAATCCATCACCAGAGTATTACCCTGTGCTGGAG GAACTCTTTGATATAAACCAACACCACTTAAACGTGATCGGAGTCGGCCATCCCTCCCTGGACAGGCTGTGCTGGGTGACGGCGTCCCACGGCCTGCATAGCAAGCTgaccggggctggcgggggcggcTGTGGCATCACCCTGCTGAGACCAG ACACCTCCCCGCTGGCCGTGGAAGCAGCCAAGCGAGACTTATGTGCCTGTGGATTTGAATGCTGGGAGACCAATATCGGGGCCCCCGGAGTGACCCTGCACTCCTCCTCATCTTTAAACGCCGAAGTGCTGCACGCGCTCTCTGAGAGTTAa
- the MMAB gene encoding corrinoid adenosyltransferase MMAB, which translates to MLRRAAAAGRGLWGPLGRRQRSGAGSTDRGPCSDRAPKIYTRTGDAGFSSTFTGERRPKGDRIFEALGATDELSSAIGLAGEFSSEKGHAFVEQLHKVQCMLQDVGSNIATPLSSAREAHLKRTSFSEKPVLELEQWIDSYSEQLPPLRAFILPSGGKSSAALHFSRAVCRRAERCVVPLVQAGEADPNVAKYLNRLSDYLFVLARYAAMKEGKEEKIYVKPEP; encoded by the exons ATGCtgcggcgagcggcggcggcgggccgagGCCTGTGGGGGCCGCTggggcggcggcagcggagcggggcgggcag CACCGACCGCGGCCCCTGCAGCGACCGGGCCCCGAAGATCTACACGAGGACGGGAGACGCAG GCTTCTCCAGCACCTTCACCGGGGAGCGGAGGCCGAAGGGAGACCGGATCTTCGAAGCCCTGGGAGCCACGGACGAACTGAGCTCGGCCATCGG gcTTGCTGGTGAATTTAGCAGTGAAAAGGGCCACGCATTTGTTGAACAACTTCACAAA GTCCAGTGTATGCTGCAGGATGTGGGCTCCAACATCGCGACGCCTCTCTCCTCAGCCAGGGAGGCTCACTTAA AACGAACATCTTTTAGTGAGAAGCCAGTTCTGGAGCTGGAGCAGTGGATTGACAGTTACTCAGAGCAGCTTCCTCCGCTCAGAGCTTTCATCTTGCCA TCAGGAGGTAAAAGCAGTGCTGCTCTCCATTTTTCCCGAGCTGTCTGCCGCAGAGCTGAAAGGTG cGTGGTTCCTTTAGTACAAGCAGGGGAAGCAGATCCAAATGTGGCCAAATACttaaacag ACTGAGCGACTATCTCTTCGTTTTGGCACGTTACGCTGCaatgaaggaagggaaggaagagaaaatatatgTAAAGCCTGAACCGTAA